A genomic region of Solibacillus isronensis contains the following coding sequences:
- a CDS encoding C39 family peptidase: protein MKRISFLLLITLLLTSCTSEENTVIENSPTVEEIVETTSIFIKLIEFTSQAPVVNKQVILNGLNDDTYVETFSDKNGHILFEDIAVGKEVEVNIGTGLTKESLSFTVEKEKGEILIETHSQQRTIAVPVVLQKPVLPTGCEITSLTAIFNYYGETITKEEMAEKHLNKVPLRYENGKRIGPNPQEAFPGEPTDPKGIYIFPEGIIDSIHSYSEANGKDYTAVNLTGASIEEIEDMVKEGLPILTWITRDLGTPIIRGSYWMDGTNEYHHIIQNEHAVVLTRVTEDTVTIMDPLQGNVTHDKIKFFKSFESLGNMAVTLY from the coding sequence ATGAAAAGAATTTCATTTTTACTTTTAATAACACTACTATTAACTAGTTGTACAAGTGAAGAGAATACAGTGATAGAAAATTCCCCTACCGTAGAGGAAATTGTTGAAACTACGTCAATTTTTATAAAACTTATTGAGTTTACAAGCCAAGCTCCTGTCGTTAATAAGCAGGTTATTTTAAATGGTTTAAATGATGATACATATGTAGAAACTTTTTCGGATAAAAATGGACATATACTGTTTGAAGATATCGCAGTTGGTAAAGAGGTAGAAGTAAATATTGGAACAGGATTAACAAAAGAATCGCTTTCTTTTACTGTTGAAAAAGAAAAGGGAGAAATTCTGATAGAAACACATTCGCAGCAAAGAACAATTGCTGTTCCTGTAGTATTACAAAAACCCGTTCTCCCTACCGGCTGTGAAATCACATCACTAACAGCTATTTTTAACTACTATGGCGAAACAATTACTAAAGAGGAAATGGCTGAAAAACATTTAAATAAAGTACCATTACGTTATGAAAATGGCAAACGAATCGGCCCAAATCCACAAGAAGCGTTCCCAGGAGAACCAACGGATCCTAAGGGCATTTACATTTTTCCAGAAGGTATTATTGATTCAATTCATAGCTATTCAGAGGCTAATGGAAAAGATTACACTGCTGTCAATCTCACAGGTGCATCAATAGAAGAAATAGAAGATATGGTAAAAGAAGGTCTCCCCATTCTTACCTGGATTACACGGGATTTAGGTACACCTATAATACGAGGTAGCTATTGGATGGATGGGACAAACGAATATCATCATATTATTCAAAATGAACATGCAGTAGTATTAACTCGGGTTACTGAGGATACTGTTACTATAATGGATCCTCTACAAGGAAACGTTACACATGATAAAATTAAATTTTTTAAGAGCTTTGAGAGTTTAGGGAATATGGCTGTTACTCTTTATTGA
- a CDS encoding lipid II flippase Amj family protein: MIALFICMIHSIETLAYAVRLSGARVRFLASAFALFNVLVMVSRLANMMQQPFTGSLIDLAPKEDSLTYVEDQFRFIIGAASIGTIIGALLFPTFIALFSRAIVHLANKRGSMPALLKAVCTRNNIIRSIKHIQMPSLQYLKGISLKTVPIKLMLFNILITAIYTIGVLSALYAALLVPERAATAVMASGLINGMATILLILFIDPKISILADDVLNGRGSYMQLKQTTMFMVISRLLGTLFAQVLFIPGAHYIAWFTKFIASL, encoded by the coding sequence ATCATTGCTTTATTTATCTGTATGATTCATTCCATTGAAACACTTGCATATGCTGTACGATTATCTGGCGCAAGGGTAAGATTCCTCGCTTCAGCTTTTGCTTTATTTAATGTACTTGTAATGGTGTCAAGGCTAGCAAATATGATGCAACAACCCTTTACAGGAAGTCTCATTGATTTGGCACCAAAAGAAGATTCACTTACGTATGTGGAAGATCAATTTCGCTTTATTATAGGCGCTGCTTCTATTGGAACAATTATAGGTGCCTTATTGTTTCCAACCTTTATAGCACTATTTTCTAGAGCCATTGTTCATTTGGCTAACAAGCGAGGCTCAATGCCAGCATTGCTTAAAGCCGTTTGTACACGCAACAATATTATTCGAAGTATAAAACATATTCAAATGCCGAGTTTACAGTATTTAAAAGGGATTTCACTTAAAACCGTACCTATAAAACTGATGCTATTTAATATACTGATAACGGCTATCTATACGATTGGTGTTCTATCAGCACTGTATGCTGCATTGCTCGTACCTGAGCGAGCTGCAACAGCTGTTATGGCATCTGGTTTAATTAATGGCATGGCAACTATTTTATTAATTCTTTTCATTGATCCAAAAATTTCTATTCTAGCAGATGATGTGCTGAATGGTCGTGGCAGTTATATGCAATTAAAACAAACGACTATGTTTATGGTCATATCCCGTCTGCTTGGTACGCTTTTTGCACAAGTGCTATTTATTCCGGGTGCGCATTATATCGCATGGTTTACTAAATTTATCGCTTCCCTTTAA
- a CDS encoding multicopper oxidase family protein, with translation MKFNLLITTLLVSSVIIAGCSAGSSESDEPGTMDHSNMTSMEGMDHSDMTDEEMEEMDMENGHASHTNIVALNNSTGENELVLPQLIEPKDGIVNINAKQGTTEIFKGIQTKTFGYNGSFLGPVIRVNEGETVILRTKNELAEPTTFHWHGVDIPGEGDGGPHQLLEPGAVEDVKFTVSQGASTLWFHPHPEGSTAEQVYKGLAGLIYIEDDNSENLTLPKEYGVNDFPLVFQDREFTDEKQFDYQAVRNDDGTIGDTLLVNGTINPKLTIGKEKVRLRLLNGANARNYTFKLNTGDKFQQIASDGGFLNSPIELSEITLAPGERAEIIVDFSKLDSESDIALLNEDDTILLPFFIDEQKTNPIEISTSLNDFAVTDEERSLSVTKKLELFGMGKMVYINDKQFDMNRIDFTQKQGETEIWEIYNKPDAMGGMIHPFHIHGTQFKVVSIDGNEPPVNLQGWKDTISIEAGQTVKLAVKFNNKGIYMFHCHVLEHEENGMMGQVEII, from the coding sequence ATGAAGTTTAATTTATTAATTACTACATTGCTAGTTAGTAGTGTTATTATTGCGGGATGTAGTGCAGGAAGTTCTGAATCTGATGAGCCTGGGACAATGGATCACTCAAACATGACGAGCATGGAGGGAATGGACCATTCAGACATGACCGATGAGGAAATGGAAGAAATGGATATGGAAAACGGTCATGCAAGTCATACAAACATTGTTGCACTTAATAACTCAACGGGGGAAAATGAGTTAGTTCTTCCACAATTAATTGAACCAAAAGATGGAATTGTTAATATTAATGCTAAACAAGGAACAACAGAAATTTTTAAAGGAATTCAAACGAAAACATTTGGATATAATGGTTCATTTTTAGGTCCGGTTATTCGAGTAAATGAAGGAGAAACAGTTATTCTTAGAACAAAAAATGAATTAGCCGAACCTACCACATTTCATTGGCATGGGGTAGATATACCAGGTGAAGGTGATGGTGGTCCACATCAGCTCTTGGAACCAGGCGCAGTGGAAGACGTGAAGTTTACGGTTAGTCAGGGGGCTTCAACACTTTGGTTCCACCCACATCCGGAAGGTTCTACTGCTGAACAAGTATATAAAGGTCTAGCAGGATTAATTTATATTGAAGATGATAATTCTGAAAATCTAACCTTACCAAAAGAATATGGGGTAAACGATTTTCCATTAGTATTTCAAGATAGAGAGTTCACTGATGAAAAACAGTTTGATTACCAAGCAGTACGCAATGATGATGGCACTATCGGAGATACTTTATTAGTGAATGGTACGATAAACCCAAAGCTGACAATAGGAAAAGAAAAAGTGAGACTTCGTTTATTAAACGGAGCAAATGCACGAAACTATACATTCAAATTAAATACGGGTGATAAATTCCAACAAATAGCAAGTGATGGTGGCTTCTTAAATAGCCCAATTGAATTGAGTGAAATTACATTAGCACCTGGTGAACGTGCAGAAATTATTGTGGACTTTTCAAAACTTGATTCTGAAAGTGATATAGCACTTTTGAATGAAGACGATACAATTTTATTACCATTTTTTATTGATGAGCAAAAAACAAATCCGATAGAAATTTCAACTAGTTTAAATGACTTTGCAGTGACGGATGAAGAGCGAAGTTTATCCGTTACGAAAAAACTTGAACTTTTTGGTATGGGGAAAATGGTATATATTAATGATAAGCAATTTGATATGAACAGAATTGATTTCACGCAGAAGCAAGGTGAAACAGAAATTTGGGAAATCTACAATAAACCAGATGCAATGGGTGGCATGATTCATCCGTTTCATATTCATGGTACTCAATTTAAAGTTGTTTCAATAGATGGGAATGAGCCACCTGTAAACTTGCAGGGATGGAAGGACACAATTTCCATTGAAGCTGGTCAAACAGTTAAATTAGCTGTGAAATTCAATAATAAAGGTATATATATGTTCCACTGCCATGTTCTTGAACATGAGGAAAACGGAATGATGGGACAAGTGGAAATAATCTAA
- a CDS encoding TVP38/TMEM64 family protein: MDQLFLDIIQNERPNGWLYQFLIMVLVSMIPFAPIPVLAAFIASNHSFFPGLAINLLGTTLGSVLLFLLSKNLLRHVALKYLLKRQYLTKYIELVEKNGFLAVLLGRIIPVLPSAGINLIAGISNVNLGAFIAATFLGKLPTILAFSLAGHQIAAGNWNTVFIIALYVLILFLIGRKLKQKWRQ; this comes from the coding sequence ATGGATCAATTATTTTTAGACATTATACAAAATGAAAGACCTAATGGTTGGCTTTATCAATTTTTAATAATGGTACTTGTTTCAATGATTCCCTTTGCACCAATTCCCGTACTGGCGGCATTTATTGCAAGTAATCATTCGTTTTTCCCTGGTCTTGCGATTAACTTGCTTGGGACAACGCTAGGCTCCGTCCTTTTATTTCTCTTAAGTAAAAACTTACTACGGCATGTCGCTCTAAAATATTTATTAAAGAGACAGTATTTAACGAAATACATTGAACTAGTTGAGAAAAACGGTTTTTTAGCTGTACTACTTGGTCGTATCATTCCAGTTTTACCTTCAGCCGGCATTAATTTAATTGCAGGTATATCGAATGTAAATCTCGGTGCCTTTATAGCTGCAACATTTTTAGGCAAGTTACCAACAATACTAGCCTTTTCACTTGCAGGTCATCAAATAGCAGCCGGCAATTGGAATACTGTATTTATTATTGCGCTTTATGTGCTCATACTATTTTTAATCGGGAGAAAGCTGAAGCAAAAGTGGCGCCAATAA
- the asnB gene encoding asparagine synthase (glutamine-hydrolyzing) — protein MCGFVGFIHGTQPFQYKNFMKQMLETIVHRGPDSDGIYSDEKVTLGFRRLSILDLSTAASQPFSTENEDIVLVFNGEIYNYRELREELISYGHTFQTTSDTEVLLKGYIEYGTKVLQKIRGMFAFCIWDKKQNLQFIARDHFGIKPLYYTQHTTDNTILFGSEIKSFLPHPKFKKELNEKALRPFLTFQYPATDETFFKGVYKLTPGSFMLIQNGHIQIKSYWTHEFSPTTNSLDTHVQHIKKVLEDSVEAHSVSDVKVGSFLSGGVDSSYIAKLLKPDTTYSVGFQGYESMFDETSLAKALSEELQFENKQKHITADEAFEAIPKIQWHMDEPDSNLSSLPLYFLAELASKDVTVVLSGEGADELFGGYEWYKPSEKMEQYKKIPLPLRHILSAIAKSLPKNRYTNFLDNGAKSIEERFIGHAFVWQEDDALALLNEKYHKGPSVWDIVKTYYDKVQAEDDTTKMQYLDLHVWLPSQILLKADKMSMAHSLELRVPFLDKEVFKVASHIPTQYKVSTADTKIALRQAALDELPEAWAKRKKLGFPVPMRHWLREEKYYQMVRNTFEKAYIHEFFDQQLLLNYLDAHYEKKADHGRYVWTVYVFCVWYEQYFPEKCGWSHDW, from the coding sequence ATGTGTGGATTTGTCGGTTTTATTCATGGTACACAACCTTTTCAATATAAAAATTTTATGAAGCAAATGCTTGAAACAATTGTCCATCGTGGACCTGATAGTGATGGGATTTATTCAGATGAAAAAGTAACATTAGGTTTTCGACGATTAAGTATACTCGATCTAAGTACAGCTGCGAGTCAGCCCTTTTCAACAGAAAACGAAGATATTGTACTTGTATTTAATGGTGAGATTTATAATTATCGTGAACTTCGAGAAGAATTAATAAGTTATGGTCATACATTCCAAACAACTTCAGATACAGAGGTGCTTTTAAAAGGATATATTGAATACGGAACGAAAGTTCTCCAAAAGATACGCGGAATGTTTGCTTTTTGTATTTGGGATAAAAAACAAAATCTCCAGTTTATTGCCCGTGATCATTTTGGAATTAAACCTTTATATTATACGCAGCATACGACAGATAACACGATTTTATTTGGTTCAGAGATTAAATCCTTTCTTCCGCATCCTAAGTTTAAAAAGGAGTTAAATGAAAAGGCGTTACGCCCTTTTTTAACGTTCCAATATCCAGCAACAGACGAAACATTTTTTAAGGGCGTTTATAAACTCACTCCTGGATCGTTCATGCTTATTCAAAACGGTCATATACAGATTAAATCTTACTGGACACATGAATTTTCTCCAACAACTAATTCTTTAGATACACATGTTCAACACATCAAAAAAGTATTAGAAGATTCTGTTGAAGCGCACTCTGTGAGTGATGTAAAGGTTGGTTCATTTTTATCTGGTGGTGTCGACTCCAGCTATATTGCAAAGCTATTAAAGCCTGATACAACATACAGCGTCGGCTTTCAAGGATATGAATCAATGTTTGATGAAACCTCTCTTGCAAAAGCCTTGTCAGAGGAATTACAATTTGAGAATAAGCAAAAGCATATTACAGCAGATGAAGCATTTGAAGCCATTCCAAAAATCCAGTGGCATATGGATGAGCCAGATTCAAATCTTTCGTCACTCCCTCTTTACTTCTTAGCAGAACTAGCTAGTAAGGATGTAACAGTTGTACTTTCTGGAGAAGGTGCAGACGAATTGTTTGGAGGCTATGAATGGTATAAGCCTTCTGAAAAAATGGAGCAATATAAAAAGATACCTTTGCCTTTGCGACATATACTTTCAGCAATTGCAAAATCTTTACCCAAAAACCGTTACACAAACTTTTTAGACAATGGGGCAAAATCAATTGAAGAACGCTTTATTGGACATGCCTTTGTTTGGCAGGAGGACGACGCACTCGCACTTCTAAACGAAAAATATCATAAAGGACCATCTGTTTGGGATATTGTAAAGACGTATTATGACAAAGTACAAGCTGAAGACGATACAACAAAAATGCAGTACCTCGACTTACATGTTTGGCTACCAAGTCAGATTTTACTGAAAGCCGACAAGATGAGCATGGCACACTCACTAGAATTACGTGTGCCTTTTTTAGATAAAGAAGTATTCAAAGTAGCAAGTCACATCCCGACACAATATAAAGTATCAACAGCAGATACAAAAATAGCGCTTCGTCAAGCGGCCTTAGATGAATTACCTGAAGCCTGGGCAAAGCGTAAAAAATTAGGGTTCCCTGTACCAATGCGCCACTGGTTACGTGAAGAAAAATACTATCAAATGGTGCGAAACACATTTGAAAAAGCATATATCCATGAATTTTTCGATCAGCAACTATTACTAAACTATTTAGATGCTCACTATGAAAAGAAAGCTGACCATGGTCGTTACGTTTGGACTGTCTATGTATTCTGCGTCTGGTATGAACAATATTTTCCTGAAAAATGCGGGTGGTCTCACGATTGGTAA
- a CDS encoding DUF378 domain-containing protein yields MGFDLIGSIFGSPSVEMSALDRVVCAIIGIVGIYAIYLLIFKATNKDLV; encoded by the coding sequence TTGGGGTTTGACTTAATTGGTTCTATATTTGGTTCTCCGTCTGTTGAAATGTCCGCATTAGATAGAGTAGTTTGCGCTATAATTGGTATAGTAGGGATATATGCAATTTACCTATTGATATTTAAGGCAACAAATAAGGACTTAGTCTAA
- a CDS encoding C40 family peptidase, which produces MKLQSQLLKGISIVTLSSFIFLAPLANQAEAASSINSTQIVSTANKVLGTKYLWGGTTTKGFDCSGFIGYVYKKAGVALPRTTAGMINVGTSVSKKNLKAGDLVFFNTSGKGVSHAGIYIGNGKFAHSSSSKGVSVSKLNDPYYWGDKYIGAKRVAKVSQVASAKK; this is translated from the coding sequence ATGAAATTACAGTCACAGTTGCTTAAGGGCATTTCAATAGTTACACTTTCGTCATTCATCTTTTTAGCTCCACTTGCAAATCAAGCAGAAGCTGCTTCAAGTATAAATTCAACACAAATCGTATCGACTGCAAACAAAGTTTTGGGTACCAAGTATCTTTGGGGTGGTACTACAACAAAAGGCTTTGACTGCTCAGGATTTATCGGGTATGTATATAAAAAAGCTGGTGTTGCCTTACCAAGAACAACTGCTGGGATGATAAATGTTGGTACATCTGTTTCAAAGAAAAATCTAAAAGCTGGAGATTTGGTATTCTTCAATACTTCAGGTAAAGGTGTATCACATGCTGGAATTTACATTGGAAACGGCAAATTTGCACATTCTTCATCCAGTAAAGGTGTTTCAGTATCGAAACTGAACGATCCTTACTACTGGGGGGACAAATATATAGGTGCTAAGCGTGTAGCAAAAGTATCTCAAGTAGCTTCAGCAAAAAAATAA
- a CDS encoding stage II sporulation protein P, translating into MSPKLTEDKNKRVGKNKAKLFLYIAIFLFIIWGIATTWLGMTYKFNNINNEENEVINSPLNKKDPTINFSTENSEEDKTFENTDRDDLKPPMKTVLKDRTLRLKNIEGIFGNMKSPKEISAIHSTFGKEVVYIYHSHSRESFLPYLIDTIRPEEAYHSVANITLVGKMLGRAMDQRGVGTKVETVDIVQLLNSRNLDYSSSYNVSRELIQLSQNENKDLEYFLDIHRDSLRKENTTTEINRTKYANLLFVVGTGHAEFEKNLQFANKLHTLLEKKYPTLSKGILKKSSSQGNGIYNQDLAPNSLIIEIGGVDNTVEELHRSTEALAEVLSDYYWEENSESR; encoded by the coding sequence ATGTCTCCTAAATTAACAGAAGACAAGAACAAACGGGTTGGTAAGAATAAAGCAAAATTATTTCTTTATATTGCGATATTCCTTTTTATTATCTGGGGAATAGCTACTACTTGGTTGGGAATGACCTACAAATTTAATAATATAAATAATGAGGAAAACGAAGTTATAAATAGTCCTTTAAATAAAAAAGATCCCACTATTAATTTCTCTACAGAAAATTCAGAAGAGGATAAGACTTTTGAAAACACGGATAGAGATGACTTAAAACCACCTATGAAAACAGTATTAAAAGACAGAACTCTTCGATTAAAAAATATTGAGGGGATTTTCGGAAATATGAAATCACCTAAAGAAATTTCAGCTATCCACTCTACCTTTGGTAAAGAAGTAGTTTATATTTATCATTCCCATAGTAGGGAATCCTTTTTGCCCTATCTTATAGATACAATCAGACCAGAAGAAGCTTATCATTCAGTAGCAAACATAACATTGGTTGGAAAAATGCTTGGGCGAGCAATGGACCAAAGGGGAGTAGGAACAAAAGTTGAAACAGTAGATATTGTACAACTTTTGAATTCTAGGAACTTAGATTACAGCAGCTCTTACAATGTTTCAAGGGAACTAATCCAATTATCACAAAATGAAAATAAAGACCTTGAGTACTTTTTAGATATTCACCGTGATTCATTACGAAAAGAAAATACAACGACAGAAATAAATAGAACAAAATATGCTAATCTACTTTTTGTAGTTGGAACTGGCCATGCAGAATTTGAAAAGAATCTTCAGTTTGCAAATAAGCTACATACACTATTAGAAAAAAAATACCCTACTTTGTCAAAAGGTATATTAAAAAAAAGTAGTAGTCAGGGAAATGGAATTTATAATCAAGATCTCGCCCCTAACTCATTAATTATAGAAATTGGGGGAGTAGATAATACGGTAGAAGAACTTCATCGATCAACGGAAGCCCTTGCTGAAGTATTAAGTGATTATTATTGGGAGGAAAATTCGGAATCTCGGTGA